One Brumimicrobium sp. DNA window includes the following coding sequences:
- the rpoB gene encoding DNA-directed RNA polymerase subunit beta yields the protein MATSNNITTRINFAASKGVFEYPDFLDIQLKSFQEFFQLETTPENREKEGLFKVFSENFPITDTRNQFVLEFLDYFIDPPRYTIEECIDRGLTYSVPLKAKLKLYCTDPEHEDFETIVQDVYLGTIPYMTPKGSFVINGAERVIVSQLHRSPGVFFGQSRHANGAKLYSARIIPFKGSWIEFATDINSVMYAYIDRKKKLPVTTLFRAIGFESDKEILEIFDLADEIKVNKANLKKVLGRKLAARVLKTWVEDFVDEDTSEVVSIERNEVILDRDTVLEEHHIDEIIDSGAKTIILNKEDVRSVDFTIIYNTLQKDTSNSEKEALEVIYRLLRNAEPPDFETARSVFEKLFFSDTRYDLGEVGRFRINKKLKISDDEESRVLTKNDIIKIVKYLIELINMKAEVDDIDHLSNRRVRTVGEQLYSQFGVGLARMARTIRERMNVRDNEVFTPIDLINAKTLSSVINSFFGTNQLSQFMDQTNPLAEVTHKRRFSALGPGGLSRERAGFEVRDVHYTHYGRLCTIETPEGPNIGLISSLCVFAKVNKLGFIETPYRTVKDGVADLKGEPTFLTAEEEDNKIIAQSNSPMSDKGAFLGDVVKARREGDFPVVEPKEIDLMDVGANQIASIAASSIPFLEHNDANRALMGSNMQRQALPLLKPHAPIVGTGIERLVARDSRVLINAEGEGVVEYVDANNITIKYNLSDSDRLVSFDGDTKTYSLTKYAKTNQGTCINLKPIVQKGDSVSKGQVLCEGYATESGELALGQNLKVAFMPWKGYNYEDAIVISERVVREDLFTSIHIDEYSMEVRDTKRGMEELTSDIPNVSEEATRDLDENGIIRIGAEVKEGDILIGKITPKGETDPSPEEKLLRAIFGDKAGDVKDASLKVGPSIEGVVINKMLFSRAVKDRKTKAQDKPILEELDKEYEKDFAALKVVLIEKLMTILDGQKSAGVTNNFREEIIKKGAKFTDKALNIIDYSIVNPYNWTDNAEVNSMIQRVIHNFTIKANDLLGNYKRKKFHISVGDELPTGIIKLAKVYLAKKRKLKVGDKMAGRHGNKGIVAKIVRDEDMPFLEDGTPVDIVLNPLGVPSRMNLGQIYETVLGWAGQKLGLKFATPIFDGAEPYEVDEYCDQAGIPRAGKTYLYDGGTGERFDQPATVGVIYMLKLSHMVDDKMHARSIGPYSLITQQPLGGKALFGGQRFGEMEVWALEAFGASNILQEILTVKSDDVNGRAKAYEAIVKGDNLPTPGIPESFNVLLHELRGLGLNIQIDK from the coding sequence TTGGCAACATCAAATAATATCACAACGCGAATTAACTTTGCTGCTAGTAAAGGCGTTTTTGAGTATCCTGATTTCTTGGATATTCAGTTAAAATCTTTCCAAGAGTTTTTTCAGCTAGAAACTACTCCTGAAAATCGTGAAAAAGAAGGTCTTTTTAAAGTTTTTTCTGAAAATTTTCCAATTACCGATACAAGAAATCAGTTTGTCTTAGAGTTTCTTGATTATTTCATAGATCCACCTAGATACACCATTGAAGAATGTATTGATAGAGGTCTGACATATAGTGTTCCTCTAAAGGCCAAACTAAAACTATATTGTACCGATCCTGAACATGAAGATTTTGAAACAATTGTTCAAGATGTTTATTTAGGTACTATACCTTACATGACCCCAAAAGGATCTTTTGTGATTAATGGGGCCGAGCGTGTAATTGTTTCTCAGTTACATAGATCTCCTGGTGTGTTCTTCGGACAATCCAGACACGCGAATGGAGCTAAATTATACTCTGCGCGTATTATTCCTTTCAAGGGTTCTTGGATTGAATTTGCTACTGATATCAATAGCGTAATGTATGCATACATTGATAGAAAGAAAAAACTTCCGGTTACAACTCTTTTTAGAGCTATTGGATTCGAAAGTGATAAAGAAATTTTGGAAATTTTTGACTTAGCTGATGAGATTAAAGTTAATAAAGCTAATCTTAAAAAAGTCTTAGGTCGTAAATTAGCTGCCCGTGTATTAAAAACTTGGGTGGAAGACTTCGTAGATGAAGATACTAGCGAAGTGGTTTCAATTGAGCGTAATGAAGTTATTTTAGATAGAGATACTGTTTTAGAAGAACACCATATTGATGAAATTATCGATTCAGGTGCTAAAACTATAATTCTAAATAAAGAAGATGTTAGATCTGTTGACTTCACTATTATATATAATACTTTACAAAAAGATACTTCTAACTCTGAAAAAGAAGCGTTAGAAGTTATTTACCGTTTATTGCGTAATGCTGAACCACCTGATTTTGAAACAGCACGTAGTGTATTCGAAAAATTATTCTTTTCTGACACTCGTTATGATTTGGGAGAAGTTGGTCGTTTTAGAATCAATAAGAAATTAAAAATATCTGATGATGAAGAGTCAAGAGTATTGACTAAGAATGACATTATTAAGATTGTTAAATATTTAATTGAACTAATTAATATGAAGGCAGAGGTGGACGATATCGACCACCTTTCAAATCGTCGTGTTAGAACTGTTGGGGAACAATTATATTCTCAGTTTGGTGTCGGTTTAGCTCGTATGGCTAGAACGATTCGAGAAAGAATGAATGTTCGCGATAACGAGGTGTTTACACCAATAGATTTAATTAATGCAAAGACATTATCTTCAGTTATTAATTCGTTCTTTGGTACGAACCAGTTGTCTCAGTTTATGGATCAAACAAATCCATTGGCTGAAGTAACACATAAGAGACGTTTTTCTGCACTTGGACCAGGTGGTCTTTCCCGTGAGAGAGCCGGATTCGAGGTGCGTGACGTTCACTATACTCACTATGGCCGTTTATGTACTATAGAAACTCCCGAAGGACCTAATATTGGTTTGATTTCTTCACTTTGTGTGTTTGCTAAGGTGAATAAACTTGGATTCATAGAAACTCCTTATAGAACTGTAAAAGATGGCGTAGCTGATTTAAAAGGCGAGCCAACTTTCTTAACTGCTGAAGAAGAAGATAATAAAATTATTGCTCAGTCAAACTCTCCAATGTCTGACAAAGGTGCTTTCTTAGGAGATGTTGTAAAAGCAAGAAGAGAAGGTGACTTCCCTGTTGTTGAACCGAAAGAAATTGACTTGATGGACGTTGGAGCTAACCAAATTGCTTCTATTGCAGCATCATCTATTCCTTTCTTAGAGCATAACGATGCAAACCGTGCTTTGATGGGATCAAACATGCAACGTCAGGCACTTCCTTTATTAAAACCTCATGCTCCAATTGTAGGGACAGGAATCGAGCGTTTAGTTGCTCGTGATTCACGTGTACTTATCAATGCTGAAGGAGAAGGGGTAGTTGAATATGTGGATGCTAATAATATTACAATTAAATATAATTTATCTGATTCTGATAGACTAGTTTCTTTCGATGGAGATACAAAAACATATTCTTTAACTAAATATGCAAAAACAAATCAAGGTACTTGTATTAACTTGAAACCTATCGTTCAGAAAGGAGATTCAGTTTCAAAAGGACAAGTTCTTTGTGAAGGTTATGCAACAGAAAGTGGTGAGTTAGCTTTAGGGCAAAACTTAAAGGTAGCCTTCATGCCTTGGAAAGGATATAACTATGAGGATGCTATCGTAATCTCAGAAAGAGTAGTTAGAGAAGATTTATTTACATCCATCCATATCGATGAATATTCTATGGAGGTTCGTGATACTAAACGTGGTATGGAGGAGTTGACTTCTGATATTCCAAACGTGAGCGAAGAAGCAACTAGAGATTTAGATGAAAATGGTATCATCAGAATCGGAGCTGAAGTTAAAGAAGGCGATATTTTAATCGGTAAAATCACTCCAAAAGGTGAGACCGACCCTTCACCTGAAGAAAAACTATTAAGAGCTATCTTTGGTGATAAAGCAGGGGATGTAAAAGACGCTTCTTTAAAAGTAGGTCCATCTATTGAAGGTGTTGTCATCAATAAAATGTTGTTCTCTAGAGCTGTAAAAGATAGAAAAACTAAAGCACAAGATAAACCTATTCTTGAAGAATTAGATAAAGAATATGAAAAGGATTTTGCTGCGTTGAAAGTAGTTTTAATTGAAAAATTAATGACAATTCTTGACGGACAGAAATCTGCTGGTGTTACAAATAACTTTAGAGAAGAAATAATTAAAAAAGGTGCGAAATTCACTGATAAAGCACTGAATATTATTGATTATTCTATTGTTAATCCATATAATTGGACAGATAATGCTGAAGTGAATTCAATGATTCAACGAGTTATCCATAACTTTACAATTAAAGCAAATGATTTATTAGGTAATTACAAGAGAAAGAAATTCCATATTTCTGTTGGAGATGAACTACCTACTGGAATCATTAAGTTGGCAAAAGTTTACTTAGCTAAGAAAAGAAAATTGAAAGTTGGGGATAAAATGGCTGGTCGTCACGGTAACAAAGGTATTGTGGCTAAAATCGTAAGAGATGAGGATATGCCATTCTTAGAAGATGGAACTCCTGTTGATATAGTATTGAACCCACTTGGGGTGCCTTCTCGTATGAACTTGGGTCAGATTTATGAAACTGTTCTTGGTTGGGCTGGACAAAAATTAGGATTGAAATTTGCCACTCCGATTTTTGATGGAGCTGAACCGTATGAAGTAGATGAATACTGTGATCAAGCAGGTATTCCAAGAGCGGGTAAAACATATTTATATGATGGTGGAACAGGTGAGCGTTTCGATCAACCAGCTACTGTAGGGGTAATTTATATGCTTAAATTATCTCACATGGTAGATGATAAGATGCACGCTCGTTCAATCGGACCTTATTCTTTAATTACTCAACAACCTCTTGGTGGTAAAGCCTTATTTGGAGGTCAACGTTTTGGTGAGATGGAGGTTTGGGCTCTTGAAGCATTTGGTGCTTCTAATATTCTACAGGAAATCTTGACAGTAAAATCTGATGATGTGAATGGTAGAGCAAAAGCGTACGAAGCTATTGTGAAGGGAGATAATCTTCCTACTCCAGGAATTCCAGAGTCATTTAATGTACTCCTACATGAATTGAGAGGTTTAGGTCTTAATATTCAGATTGATAAGTAA